A single region of the Sorghum bicolor cultivar BTx623 chromosome 7, Sorghum_bicolor_NCBIv3, whole genome shotgun sequence genome encodes:
- the LOC8065214 gene encoding anthocyanidin 5,3-O-glucosyltransferase produces MGKKTLVLYPWLGVGHLNPMVELAKTLMRHGLGVIIAIVDAPDTDAVSAAAVARLAAANPAIAFRLLPSPASPDLGAHPVKRSIDTMRLANPALRDLLRSLPAADALLLDMFCVDALDVADELGVPAYFFCPTAASDLAVLLNLPYYYPTVPSFREMGKTTLVRCFPGMPPIRAMDMLQTVHDKESDATKVRLYQFKRLAEARGVLVNSFDWLETWALKALDDGVCVPGRPTPRVYCIGPLVNDGHKAAERGGERHECLVWLDAQPRRSVVFLCFGSMGTFSAAQLQEMARGLESSGHRFLWVVRSPPEEKSQFPEPDLERLFPAGFLERTRNRGMVVKNWVPQSEVMQHEAVAAFVTHCGWNSTLEAIMSALPMICWPLFAEQRMNKVFMVEEMKIAVEMEGYEEFVKAEEVEAKVRLVMDTDQGKMLRERLANAKEKGLEAIHEGGSSEAAFAKFLRDMEVEKMP; encoded by the coding sequence ATGGGGAAGAAGACACTCGTGCTGTACCCATGGCTGGGCGTTGGCCACCTCAACCCCATGGTGGAGCTGGCCAAGACCCTCATGCGCCACGGCCTCGGCGTCATCATCGCCATCGTCGACGCTCCCGACACCGACGCCGTGTCGGCCGCCGCGGTCGCGCGCCTCGCGGCCGCCAACCCGGCCATCGCGTTCCGCCTCCTGCCGTCCCCGGCAAGCCCCGACCTCGGGGCGCACCCGGTGAAGCGCAGCATCGACACAATGCGGCTTGCCAACCCTGCGCTCCGGGACCTGCTTCGCTCGCTGCCCGCCGCCGACGCGCTGCTGCTCGACATGTTCTGCGTCGACGCGCTCGACGTCGCGGACGAGCTCGGCGTCCCCGCCTACTTCTTCTGCCCTACCGCGGCCAGCGACCTCGCCGTGCTCCTCAACCTTCCCTACTACTACCCTACCGTGCCGTCGTTCCGGGAGATGGGCAAGACTACGCTCGTGCGCTGCTTCCCGGGCATGCCGCCGATCCGCGCCATGGACATGCTGCAGACGGTCCATGACAAGGAGAGCGACGCGACCAAGGTCCGGCTCTACCAGTTCAAGCGCTTGGCGGAGGCGAGGGGCGTGCTGGTCAACAGCTTCGATTGGCTGGAGACCTGGGCCCTGAAAGCGCTCGACGACGGTGTCTGCGTGCCCGGCCGGCCGACGCCGAGAGTCTACTGCATCGGGCCACTAGTCAACGATGGCCACAAGGCCGCAGAGAGGGGCGGCGAGAGGCACGAGTGCCTGGTGTGGCTGGACGCGCAGCCCAGGCGGAGCGTCGTGTTCCTCTGCTTTGGTAGCATGGGCACCTTCTCGGCCGCACAGCTTCAGGAGATGGCCCGCGGGCTAGAGAGCTCTGGCCACCGGTTCCTGTGGGTAGTGCGGAGCCCGCCGGAGGAAAAGAGCCAGTTCCCTGAGCCAGACTTGGAGCGGCTGTTTCCGGCGGGGTTCTTGGAGAGGACGAGGAACAGGGGCATGGTGGTGAAGAACTGGGTGCCACAGTCAGAGGTGATGCAGCATGAGGCCGTCGCCGCGTTCGTGACGCACTGCGGCTGGAACTCCACGCTGGAGGCAATCATGTCGGCATTGCCGATGATCTGTTGGCCGCTGTTTGCCGAGCAGCGCATGAATAAGGTGTTCATGGTGGAGGAGATGAAGATCGCAGTCGAGATGGAGGGATACGAGGAGTTCGTCAAGGCAGAGGAGGTGGAAGCCAAGGTGAGGCTCGTGATGGACACCGACCAAGGAAAGATGCTGAGGGAGAGGCTCGCCAATGCTAAGGAGAAGGGCTTGGAGGCCATCCACGAAGGCGGGTCTTCTGAAGCGGCATTCGCAAAGTTTCTGAGAGACATGGAAGTGGAAAAAATGCCATAG